The window GGAGCACGAGCCGTTCTTCCTCCCAGTCCGGGAGTTCGTCGTCGATCCGATCGAGCAGGGCATCGACGTTGGTCCCCTCGCGGGCGCTGACCGCGACCGGGTTCGGGGCCAGCGAGGACAGCGCCTCGCGTTTCTCCGCGAGTTCCTCGTCGCTCACCTGATCGATCTTGTTCAGGACCGTGACGATCGGGGCCTCGTTGCGCTCGTAGAGGGTGTCGTGACTGGTGACGATCTTCTCGTGGATCTCCTCGATCGGCTCGCTGACGTCGACCACGAGCAAGACCAGATCCGCCCGGTAGACGGAGTCAAGCGTCGACTTGAAGGATTCGACGAGCCAGTGGGGCAGGTCGCTGATGAACCCGACGGTGTCGGTCACCAGCACGTCGCGAGGTTCGATGTCGGCCCGTCGGGTCGTCGTCCCCAGCGTCGTGAACAGTTTGTCCTGTGACTCGGCCGTCGACTCGAGGTCCCGGTGGAGGTCCTCGTTCTCGTCGACGTCGAGGTCCGCCGCCATTCGGCGTAGCAACGTCGACTTGCCGGCGTTCGTGTAGCCGGCGAGTGCGACCAGATCGAAGCCCGAATCCCGGCGGCGTTCGCGCCGGTGCTCCTCGGTCTGTTCGATCCGCTCGAGTTCGTCCTTGATCCGGCTGATCTGGTCTTTGATGTCCCGTTCGCGGCTCTCGTCGTACTCGCCGAGCCCCATGAACCCGGGGTGTTCGTCCCGTTTCGCGAGGCTCGTCTTGGCCTCGGCCCGGGGGAGTTCGTACCGGAGTTCGGCGAGTTCGACCTGGAGTTGCGCCTTGCGGGTCTGGGCACGCTGGCCGAAGATCTCGAGGATCAGCGTGAACCGGTCGATCACCTCGACGCCCTCGGGGAGCAGTTGTCCGAGGTTGTACGTCTGGTATGGGCCGAGCCGGTTGTCGAAGATGACGGTCGTAGCGTCGGTCTCCGCGGCTTTCGTCGCGAGTTCTTCGGCTTTCCCTTCCCCGATCTGGAGGGCGGGATCGGCCCGTCGGGACTGGGTGACTTCGCCGACGACGGTGTATCCCGCCGCCTCGGCGAGGTCGCGGATCTCGCTCGTGTCGGGCGTGCCGGAGTCGACGCGTTTTGCGATGATCGCTCTCATGCGAGTACGAGTTGTTGGTGGGCTGCCTGCTGGCTCGCCCGCGGACGTGACTGATCGTCGTGGCCGTTTTCGGTTCCGTCTGCGGCGGACTGACGGCTCCGGTCGTGGCCGTGATCGGTCGACGATGCCGCTCGAAATCGACTAACGATGGCGGTCGAACACCTCCGTTAGACGAGCCTCAGCCATACCGTTCCGTACGTATCCGACCGTCTTGAATGCCGCGCCCGGAAATTCTTGCTGCTCGGCAGCGCCACGTCGAGCGGGACCTCACGACTATCCCCGCCGTCGGTTTCTCTCTTCGGCAAACAGGACAACGCAACAGTAATTATCGACGGCTCGAATGCTGGATCTGATGCTTTCGGTCGATCCGACGACGCTGTTGCTCGAGTTCGGCGGCGGTGCCGTCCTCGGCGCGCTGGTGGGGTATGGAACGAAACGCGTCGCAAAACTGCTCGCGATCGTCCTCGGTGTCGAGTTGATGCTCTTTCGGTACCTCGAGTCCCAGGGCATCGTCGTCGTCGACTACGAGCGGCTTACGGCCGGCGCGATCGGGAGCGGCGATAGTATGCAGGCGGCCGGAGTCGGGGTCCACTGGCTCGAGTCGGCACTGTCGGTGGTCGCGATCGGGGCCGGATTCGCGAGCGGCTTCCTGATCGGGTACCACCGCGGATAGCGACCCCGTTTTCGAAGAACTCGGGTCGATCCCGGCTCGACCGAGACTCGGTTACCCCCGGTTACCGGGTCTTCAGGTCGTCCTTGTCCTTGACGATCTCCGTCTCGGCTTCGCCGCTCGAGTGTTCGTTGACCACGTCGTAGAAATCGTTTTGCATCCCTGCGGGGAAGGTGACGACGCCGATCCACGAGCCGTCGGGCTGCCACTCCTCGCGTTCCAGGTCGCCGAACTGCCGGATCTTCGCCTGGGCGCTGCCCGCGTAGTCGGCGGGCACCTGGACCGCGACCGTCACCTCCTCGAACCGGATCGGGATCACGGGTCGAAGCGCGTCGAGCGCATCGTCGACCTGGTTCTCGACCGGTTCCATCGGATCGACCGTGAAGCCGGCCTCCTCGAGGGCGTTCTCGATGCGCTCCGGCGGGTGTGGAGCGTTGTCCATCTGCGGGTTGACCGCGTTGCGCGTGATGGTATCGATCAACTGCCTGCGCTTCTGTTCTTGCATCTCGCGGCGCTGCTCGGCCGTGATCTGGATCTCCCCCTCCTTGATCACTTCCGGAATGATCTCGAGGGGATCGGTCGTGTCGAAGACCTTCTCGAGGTCGCTCTCGGCCGGCCGGTCACCTCGGGAGGCGTCCTCGAAGACGTCCTCGGCGGCGATGACGTCCTCGAGGTCGCCCTCGAACTCGCCGCGCTTGATCTCGAGGGCCGCGTCCGGATCGACCAGTACCTCGAAGCGCGCCCCGTGTGACTCGAGTCGCGCAGTCACCGCCTCGTCGAGTGATATCATACCGATGAGTTCCCCCGGACGGGTAAAAGAGCTTTTCCTGACGGCGGCGGTCGGGGCGGCGTGCGGTCGGCCTCGAGGGGGATCGCGGAGGCGGAGCGAACTATAGTAGCTACTGAAAGTCGATGCACCCCCGATCACATGGCGGCTTCGCGATCGGTGTGTAAACCGCTTCAGATTCGCGGTCAGGTCCCTTCGGGAACGCGACATCCGTCTACCGAACCGTTCGGGCCTCGACTTAGCCGATAGGGAGGGCACTGTGGAGAGCGAAGAGACTCGAGAACTGGTCGGAACGGAAAACGGATGCGTCCCATCCGCCGGATGCGGGCGGCCGGGTCGCCGATCGCCCGACCGGGAAACCGGCGAGCGATCGGAGCCAAGGTCGAGATCGGACCCGGGCCGGCCCGGGCCGAGTCTCGATACGACTCGATTACGTTACTCGTCTTCGGTCTCGTCCGGTTCCTGGAGCAGGTCGTTCTCCTCGAGGTGGGTCTCGATCCGGTCCTGCTCGAACTGCTCGAAGCGCTCGGACTCGACGTCGATCGTCGCGAGTCCGACCTCGTTCGGGAGCAAACCGCCCTCTTTGACCGACGCGAGGGCGTCGAGCGCGAGCGAGATGCCGCCGTCCAGGTCGGCTTCCTCGTCGTAGTTCTCCTCGAGGTAGTCCTGGAGGTCGCCGCGGTCGGCGCCGACGGCCAGGGCCTTCCACTCGTAGGGGGTGCCGGACGGGTCGGTCTCGAACAGGCGGGGTTCGCCGTTGTCGATCCCGCCGACGATCAAGGCGACGCCGAACGGGCGTGCACCGCCGACCTGGGTGTACTGCTGGATGTGGTCGGTAACTTCCTTGGTCAGCGTCTCGACGCCGATCGGTTCGCCGTAGCGCAGCTGGTTGACCTGCGCCTGGCGGCGCGCGAAGTCGATCAGTTGGCGGGCGTCGGCGACGTGACCGGCGCTCGCGATTCCGACGTGGTCGTCGGCTTTGTGGAGCTTCTCGACGCTCGAGTCCTCGAGCAGCGGGGAGGGAACTCGTTTGTCGACCGCGAGGACGACGCCGTCCTGTGTTCGGACGCCAATACTTGCCGTACCGCGTTTGACCGCCTCGCGGGCGTACTCGACCTGGTAGAGTCGGCCGTCCGGCGAGAAGATCGTGATGCCTCGGTCGTACGCCTGCTGTTGGGCTTGTCCCTGCATAGTATCACGCTAAATCGTAATCGAGGTCTGTCGCGCCCGTGAACGATTCGTCTGCGAGTCGCACGTCTGCAGATCCGTCGCCATCGCGTACGACGGCGACTCGCTCCTCGTTCCCGAACACGACGTTTCTCTCTTCCAAATCTTGCCGGCCGCGTCCTAAATAGTTTTCTTCAGCGGCACGGATCGTGCCACTGATACCGCAGACTCGAATTCCGACGGGAGAGCCGTTGATCCCGTCGATACAGGCCAGCGCCGCTCGAGCGGGCTCGGTCTCCCCTCGACGGACTTTGACCAGCGCATGCCCGGTTCCGTCCCCGAACGCGAACCTGACGACGGTGAGATCGGCCGCTGCGCTGCCGGGATCGCCGAGCAGGTTCTGACCCGCGTACCACAGTTCTCGCTGGAACGCCCGGCGATCGATGTCGGCGTCGGGCCACGACTCGATGGCGACGGCGAGGTAGCGCCACCGCGGGCGGAGATGCTTCGGGAGGTGTTTCATTCCTGGCCGTCGTCCGTCACCCGGCCGCGTTCGGCGACCAGCACGCCGACCTGATCGTGGACGCGTTCGACCGCCGTCAGCGAGAAGCCGGCGTCGGTGAAGGCGTCCGCCAGCGTGCCGACCGTGGCGGGGTCGTCGACCTCCGGCGAGTAGAACGGCTCATCCGGGTCGGGTTCGCCGAAGAACATCACGTCACCGAGCACGAACCGGCGTGGCTCGAGGTCGGCGATCGTCTCGATGGCCTCGCGTTTCTCCTCGTCCGAGAGGTGGTGCATCGCGAAGTTCGAGGTGACGACGTCCACGCGAGGGGACCGAGTGTCGGCTCGAGGCGTCTCCGACGATTCGGCGTCGACCTCGCCGTCGTACTCGGGGTCGCGGAACCGGCCGTAATCGAACTCGAGGTTCTCGAGGCCCCGCTCGTCGGCCTTCCGCTTCGCTTCCTCCATCATCCCCTCGCTGATGTCCCGGCCGACCACCCGGTCGGCGTCGGGAGCCAGCGCGAGCGCGATCGCACCGGTCCCCGTACCGAGATCGAGAACGGTATCCGAGGCGTCGGGGTCGGCGTGTTCGATCACCAGGTTCGCACAGGCCCTGTACTCGTCGGACTGGTCCTCGTCGTACTCCCCGGCAACCTCGTCGAACCGGGCGGCGTGATCCTCAATGCTCTTCTTCATACCTGCCACGTTCGACCCCGGGCTCAATGAACGACTCGGACTGGATGTGCCGATTGCGCTCGGCGAGATTCCTCCACTCCGAGAGGCCGTCCTCGATAAAGTCCGCCGGCAGTCCGATCTGCTCTCCGAGGGCGGCCAGTTCGCGGGGCGCCCGGAACTCGAGGTGTGTGGTCGGCGTCGCGCTTACGACGTAGGGCGCGTCGTAGTGATCGACGATCTCGTAGAGTTTCCGCAGCGACTGGAGCACTCGAACCCGCCGACCGCCGTGATCGGCGAGCACTCGCGAGAGGTCGAACTCGAGGCGGACGCCGTTCTCGAGGGCCGCCTTCGCGACGACGTGGTTGACGTCGCCGTCGTCGGTCATCGGACGGGCGAGCACGTCGACCTTCTCGTTTTCGACGGCGAAGCGATTCATCGCGGTCGAGCCGCCGGCGACCGTGACGATCGTCTCGTCGGGCCGGTGGTTCCCGACCGCGCCGCTCGCCTCCTGTGGGTCGTTCGTTCGGATCTCGATCCCCTCGACGACGTCTACTCCGTACTCGTCGCGGATCTCGTCGGGGTCGTACTCCGCTCGAGCGCCCGCGTGGTTGCGCACGACCACGCCCTCGAAGCCGTAGTCGGCCGCCGTCTTGGCGAGCCTGGCGACCGTACTCTGTCCGTCGGGGTGGGCGTGGACGGCCTCGTACATACTCGAGGGATCTCGAGGCGGCGACTTGTGGTTTGCGTCATGCGGCGACCGACCGAATACGGAATTCCGCTTCGAGGGAGTAGTCGTCAGTTCCGAGCCCGAACTGAAAGTCGAACCAAACGGGCGTACCGAAGTTGCGTCAGCCGATGACGGGATGACCGTTACACGAACGTCCTGAAAGACAGGATTCCGACTATGAGCATCAGGAGACCGCTAGCGATCACGATGACGGCACCGACCCAGTTGCCGATGCGGTAGATCAACAAATGGTCTCGATTCGAATCCGCTCTAGAGACGTTGGTGAGACTGACCGCGAAGGTGAACGCCGCTCCCAGTACGATGACGCTGCCGGCCACAAACCCTGATAGTACGAGGCTGACGACAGTCACGAGCGTTCCGACCAGTCCCAGTCCGAGGCCGACGGCATAGAGCTTCCAGGCTTCCATCGTTACACTGAGACGACACTACCGACACGGGGGATATGTATCTGCCGACCGCTCGTCCCGCCGGAAGTAACTCTCAATTCGCTACCGAAGTACGTGCAGAATCACGTGGCCGGGAGTGCGTCCGAACAAAAGTGAGGGCGCACGACCCGGGGGAGGGCAGGCCATCACCCGATACGACCGCGAGCGACCGTAGGGAGCGAGCGGGCCGACGACTGACGTGAGGGAGGACTGAAAGGACGAACGAACGGAAGGAGGAGTGCTTTTGATCAACCTTTTACCGAGTGCCGGCGCGCCGTGCGGCAGCTACGCTGCCGTCGGCGCGAAACAAACGCAGAGTAAAAGGTTGTTAGTTGAGAATAGACTGCGCGACCGTCGCGAGCTGACCGTTGTCGGCCTCCTGCAGGCGCTCGTCGCCGATCTTCAGACGAAGACGCGGGCGACCGACGTCGATCGGAACCTTCTCGGTGTCGATCAGGCCCATATCCTCGAGTTTGGTCTTCGTCCGCGAGAAGGTCGCCTTGGATGCGATCCCGACGTCTTCCCCCCATTTGCTGATGTCGTACAGCAGCGCCTCGTTCTTGGCTGCGACCAAAAGCGAGATGGTGACCTCGTCGAGTCCGTCGCCGTCGCCGCGGGCGGTCTCCAGGGAGTCCAGAATGGCGGAGAAGTCCTCCTCCGCATCGGGGCCGATTTCGTCGGAGAGCGTCTCCTGAACGTCCGTGATCGGCGGCGTGCGGAGGTTGAACGTCTCGGCGCTCTCCCAGCGGGCCGCGTAGGTGTCGTAGGTGTCCTCGACGAAACTCTCGTCTTCGGTGACGAGGCCGCCGACGCGGTCGCCGGCGTGGACGATCGCGACGATACGGTCCTCCGTGATCAGCAGCGAGTTCTCGGGGGCTTCCTCGAGCGTTCGGAGCGCCAGCGCGTCCTGGCTGATGAGGTCGGCGGCGTTCGAGGCGACGATGAAGTCGTCCATGACGTCCTTAAGCGTCCGCTCGTCGGCGAGCATGTGGACGGTCGGAAGCGAGTCGTCGAACCCGGTCGCGACGGAGACGAACTGCTCGATTCCTTCCCACGAGGGGTTGACCATGTAAATGTCCCCACTCGCGTCCTCGAGCACACTCTCGAGGATATCGTCAATCTGGTGATTGAGTAAATTCGAGGTCATGCCTATACAGAAGTAAACGTGAGAAAGTTACTTAATTTTGTCGGCCGTTGACCCGGCAGAACTTCTGCTCTCGGCGGTCAACCGGTAATTTTCTCCGTGACGGCCCGGTATCGAACTCGGCCGATCCCGTCGGGTCGATGGCGGTGGTACGGACCCGTCTCTCGGTTATTCGAAAGGTCGATTCGGAAATCCTCGCTGCGGATGTCATGTTTTTTAACTTACAGTAAATATATAACCTTCATCTGTGATTACCGAACCGCATGGGTGATCGAGGACAGCGACCGTGGTGGGTCGCGAACGGACACGGTAGCGAACAGTCCGAACGAACGAAGTCGGAAACAGTTCACGCGAAGGGTATTAGCACGTACGGCGGACCCTGATCTAGCACGGACGGCGGATCCCGATCCTAATCCTGCTTCTGATCCCACTCCGTCCCGCCACTGATTCCGATCCGGGCCCGGACGAAGCGACGACGAGCACGGACAGTGCCTTCCGAAGCTGAGCCCAGGGGATCGGCAGTGATCTCACTGGCCACTCTCGAACCGCGGCCACAGTTCCCCGGACCAGTAGAGATCGCCGTCGTAGATCACCGACGCCTCCGTCTCTTTGAGCAGCATCGCCAGTTCCGTCCCCGAGAGTATCACTGCGGCCTCGTTCCCGCAGAGGTAGGCGTACTCGTCGACCCCGGTGTGGGGATGGTAGTAGCCGCCGGTTTCGCCCGTCGCGTAACAGTCGAGCGTGACGAAGTACCGATCGCTTCCCTCGAGAGCGTTGGGGTTCGCCGCCCCGTTTCCGCTCCGCCGTCCCCCGTCGCCGACCTCGTCCTCTCCGTCGAGCGACTCGATCGTCACCGTCGTCGGGAGCCGGTGGTCCGCCTGCGTGAGCGAGTGGGTACCGTCGCCGACGACCGCGTAATCTTTCCCCATCATGATGCGACGACGTGCGAGTCGCATCGCACGCTCGATGCTGAACCCGTGGACGAGCAGTTTCGCGAACGTCGACCCGACCCGGACGGCGTGGTCGTTGAGTACTCGCGAGAACGTCACCGCGCCGGCGACGCTTCCCTTCTCGATCAGGGCTCGACCCTCGTAGTAGGAACCACAGGCGTTGAGGAAGAACGTCTCGGTGTTACACCGCTCGAGGCTCGAGACTGCGAGGTTGCCGTCCGGACACCGGAACCCGTCGGTTTCGCAGTGGCCGATGTAGTGGACGAAGTCGTGGTTCGTTTCGAACGTCCGTGCCAGTTCGGCGGTCGTGAGCGATTCCTCGACGGCGACGTCGATCGACAGTTCGTCCGACCGGCGACGGTAGATCTCGGCGACGGCGTCCCCTTCGCCCGCCATCTCGGGGTCGTTGAGCACGATCCGGATCGAGGTCCCGTCGCTCGCCCGCTCGAGGTAGTCGAGGCGGTTCTGGTAGGCTCCCGGCGCGGATTTGAAGACGTCGATGGGGACCCCCTCGGCGAGCCAGCCGTGAACGCGACCGTGCCGGAGTTCGGGTTTGACGACGTCGACGGACGCGACCTCGCCGGTGCTGGCGCGGTCGGCTGTCGTCGATTCCGTCGACTGTGCCGGACCCTGTGGCTTCGGACCGCGGTAAAAGTCCTCGAGCGACCGTTCGATCAACTCCTGGCCTTCGAGCGTCGACGTTCGGGGCCGATAGATCAAGCTCATTCGGTCGAGCAGGAACGGCAACGTCTCGAGGCGGCCGAACTCCGGCGCGACGTACGTCGAGAGGTGCCACTCCGGCAGGCGATGCTCGATCGCCGTGAAGGGGACCTCGAGGTAGGCCGCGAGCCGTCGCTGGGGGTCGGCCTCGTACAGCGCGTCCGCGTCCAGTTCGAGCGCCTCGAGAACGCTGCTCTCCGCGAGCGTCGTCCCGTACGGGCCGGCGTTGCGGACCAGACAGTCGAGGAAGAACGTCTTCCGGAGCAGGCGCTCGACGTCGCGCTCGAGCGCCGGCATCGGTGATAGCTCCCGTTCGATCCCGTGGTCGAGGAGCCTGAGACGTGGTCCCTCGGCGCGGCGTTGCCCGCGGCGAGTGCCGCCCACTCCGTCGCCGGTGCCGCCCAGGGCTGGGTCCGTGCGAACGGTCGCCTGCAGGTAGTAGGCGAGCGGTGCGGTGACGTACAGGGCCTCGTAGATCGGCGGCACGACGAGTTCGATCCCGGTTTCGGGTGTATCGGCGGCGATGCAGTCCGGAACCGCGAGTTCGTCGCCGGCCTCGAGCAACGGCGGGTGGCCCCGAAGGGTCGGGTAGGAGCGTTCGGGGCCGGTGGTCTTGTGGGAGGCGGCGAGGTGGGAGACAGCGTCCGCGACCTGCGTCGGGTCGTCGGGGACGGTGATCGTTCCGGCGGGGCGTTCGTGACGGCTCCGGAACCCGAGGACGACGCGGGTGCGGCGGGGAAAGGAGACGACGACCGATTCGAAGTCCGGGGTCTTCTCGATGGTGGCCCGGCCGGAGAACCGGAGATAGGTCTTGATCTCCGTGTCGACGTCGACGACGTACTCGCCGGGAGGTAACCGAAGCGGGTCTCCACCGGGATCGAGTTCGTAGCGGCGTTCGCCGGCGGCCGATTCGGGACTGCTCCTGCTGGCGTTGTCGACGCCCACCCCGTCGGATCCGAGCGAGAACGCGTAGACGACGGCGTGGGGAAAGGAGAGACGAGAGGTGCGCGCGACGATCGTATCGTCGACCGGCCGCGGGAGGCCGGGACCGTCGCCGTCGACGGCGAGATCCTCGGCCTGAACGGACAACTCGGCGTTATCCGCGTCGGTCACGCGGAGCGCCCGGTCGTCCAACTCCCACTCTATCATTCGAGCAGCGGAATGTTGCCGCGATTAGTTAGTTGTACTGGATGGGCCGGTACTGATAATTATATCTACTGGTTCAGGAGATTCGATCGGCGACGTCGAGCCGTTGCGTCCGCGGCAGACGCCGGAGACGGACGGGAGCGCTCGGGAAAGGTACACTTATACGATTGCCAGTCACCCTATCGCACATGGACCACGAGCACGTCCGGGAGGTCGATCCTGCCGTTGCCGATGCGCTCGAGAACGAGGTAGACCGTCAGCGGTCGACGTTGCAGATGATCGCGAGCGAGAACCACGTCAGCCCCGCGGTTCTCGACGCCCAGGGGAGCGCCCTGACGAACAAATACGCGGAGGGGTATCCCGGCTCGCGGTACTACGGCGGCTGCGAGTACGCCGACGAGGTCGAGGAGCTCGCGATCGAACGGGCGACCGAACTGTTCGGCGCCGAGCACGTCAACGTCCAGCCCCACTCGGGAACCCAGGCCAACCAGGCAGTCTACTTCGCGATGCTCGAGCCCGGCGACAGGATCCTCTCGCTGGACCTGACCCACGGGGGCCACCTCAGCCACGGCCACCCCGCCAACTTCACCGGGCAGCTCTACGAGGTCGAGCAGTACGAGGTCGATCCCGAGACGGGCTACATCGACTACGAGGGGCTTTCCGACCTCGCCGAGGAGTTCGAGCCGGACATCGTCGTCTCGGGGTACTCCGCGTACCCGCGCGAGATCGACTGGGAGCGCATCCAGGCGGTCGCCGACGACGTCGACGCCTACCACCTCGCGGACATCGCCCACATCACGGGCCTGGTCGCCGCCGGCGTCCACGACTCGCCGGTCGGCATTGCGGACTTCGTCACCGGTTCGACCCACAAGACCATCCGCTCGGGCCGGGGCGGCATCGTGATGTGCGACGAGGAGTACGCGGACGACGTCGACTCCGCCGTCTTCCCCGGCGGCCAGGGCGGCCCGCTCATGCACAACGTCGCCGGCAAGGCCGTCGGCTTCAAGGAAGCCCTCGAGCCCGAGTTCGAGGAGTACGCGGAACAGGTCGTCGCCAACGCGAAGGCGCTTGGCGAGTCGCTGTCCGAGAACGGGTTCTCGCTGGTCTCGGACGGCACCGACAACCACCTCGTGCTCGTGGATCTGCGCGAGAGCCATCCCGACACCTCCGGCGGCGACGCCGAGGAGGCGCTCGAGGAGGCCGGAATCGTCCTCAACGCCAACACCGTCCCCGGCGAGACCCGGTCTGCGTTCGACCCCTCGGGGATCCGCGCGGGCACGCCTGCGCTGACCACGCGCGGCTTCGACGAGGCGGACTGTCGCGAGGTCGGCGACCTGATCACTCGCGTAATCGACGCCCCCGAGGACGAGACCGTTCTCGCCGAGGTCCGCGAGGAGGTCGACCGACTCTGCGAGGAGAACCCGCTCTACGAGTAAGCGCCGACGCTCGCCGTTATTTCAGCGCTTCTCGAGGACCGCACGCCACTGCACGTCCCCGTAATCGGTCGCGGCGACCTCCCACGGCGTCCCGATCGTCGCTTCCCGTAGCCGGTCGACGCTGAAGACCCGAAAGACGAGCGTCGAGTCGACCTCCCCCTCGTACT of the Halobiforma lacisalsi AJ5 genome contains:
- the tbsP gene encoding transcriptional regulator TbsP, giving the protein MTSNLLNHQIDDILESVLEDASGDIYMVNPSWEGIEQFVSVATGFDDSLPTVHMLADERTLKDVMDDFIVASNAADLISQDALALRTLEEAPENSLLITEDRIVAIVHAGDRVGGLVTEDESFVEDTYDTYAARWESAETFNLRTPPITDVQETLSDEIGPDAEEDFSAILDSLETARGDGDGLDEVTISLLVAAKNEALLYDISKWGEDVGIASKATFSRTKTKLEDMGLIDTEKVPIDVGRPRLRLKIGDERLQEADNGQLATVAQSILN
- a CDS encoding ribosome assembly factor SBDS, giving the protein MISLDEAVTARLESHGARFEVLVDPDAALEIKRGEFEGDLEDVIAAEDVFEDASRGDRPAESDLEKVFDTTDPLEIIPEVIKEGEIQITAEQRREMQEQKRRQLIDTITRNAVNPQMDNAPHPPERIENALEEAGFTVDPMEPVENQVDDALDALRPVIPIRFEEVTVAVQVPADYAGSAQAKIRQFGDLEREEWQPDGSWIGVVTFPAGMQNDFYDVVNEHSSGEAETEIVKDKDDLKTR
- a CDS encoding class I SAM-dependent methyltransferase; translation: MKKSIEDHAARFDEVAGEYDEDQSDEYRACANLVIEHADPDASDTVLDLGTGTGAIALALAPDADRVVGRDISEGMMEEAKRKADERGLENLEFDYGRFRDPEYDGEVDAESSETPRADTRSPRVDVVTSNFAMHHLSDEEKREAIETIADLEPRRFVLGDVMFFGEPDPDEPFYSPEVDDPATVGTLADAFTDAGFSLTAVERVHDQVGVLVAERGRVTDDGQE
- the hflX gene encoding GTPase HflX gives rise to the protein MRAIIAKRVDSGTPDTSEIRDLAEAAGYTVVGEVTQSRRADPALQIGEGKAEELATKAAETDATTVIFDNRLGPYQTYNLGQLLPEGVEVIDRFTLILEIFGQRAQTRKAQLQVELAELRYELPRAEAKTSLAKRDEHPGFMGLGEYDESRERDIKDQISRIKDELERIEQTEEHRRERRRDSGFDLVALAGYTNAGKSTLLRRMAADLDVDENEDLHRDLESTAESQDKLFTTLGTTTRRADIEPRDVLVTDTVGFISDLPHWLVESFKSTLDSVYRADLVLLVVDVSEPIEEIHEKIVTSHDTLYERNEAPIVTVLNKIDQVSDEELAEKREALSSLAPNPVAVSAREGTNVDALLDRIDDELPDWEEERLVLPMTEDTMSLVSWIHDNANVEDVTYGDDDVLVSFEARPAVISQARSRASELQATAPESA
- the psmA gene encoding archaeal proteasome endopeptidase complex subunit alpha translates to MQGQAQQQAYDRGITIFSPDGRLYQVEYAREAVKRGTASIGVRTQDGVVLAVDKRVPSPLLEDSSVEKLHKADDHVGIASAGHVADARQLIDFARRQAQVNQLRYGEPIGVETLTKEVTDHIQQYTQVGGARPFGVALIVGGIDNGEPRLFETDPSGTPYEWKALAVGADRGDLQDYLEENYDEEADLDGGISLALDALASVKEGGLLPNEVGLATIDVESERFEQFEQDRIETHLEENDLLQEPDETEDE
- the glyA gene encoding serine hydroxymethyltransferase; this translates as MDHEHVREVDPAVADALENEVDRQRSTLQMIASENHVSPAVLDAQGSALTNKYAEGYPGSRYYGGCEYADEVEELAIERATELFGAEHVNVQPHSGTQANQAVYFAMLEPGDRILSLDLTHGGHLSHGHPANFTGQLYEVEQYEVDPETGYIDYEGLSDLAEEFEPDIVVSGYSAYPREIDWERIQAVADDVDAYHLADIAHITGLVAAGVHDSPVGIADFVTGSTHKTIRSGRGGIVMCDEEYADDVDSAVFPGGQGGPLMHNVAGKAVGFKEALEPEFEEYAEQVVANAKALGESLSENGFSLVSDGTDNHLVLVDLRESHPDTSGGDAEEALEEAGIVLNANTVPGETRSAFDPSGIRAGTPALTTRGFDEADCREVGDLITRVIDAPEDETVLAEVREEVDRLCEENPLYE
- a CDS encoding Rpp14/Pop5 family protein; this encodes MKHLPKHLRPRWRYLAVAIESWPDADIDRRAFQRELWYAGQNLLGDPGSAAADLTVVRFAFGDGTGHALVKVRRGETEPARAALACIDGINGSPVGIRVCGISGTIRAAEENYLGRGRQDLEERNVVFGNEERVAVVRDGDGSADVRLADESFTGATDLDYDLA
- a CDS encoding FUN14 domain-containing protein, with translation MLSVDPTTLLLEFGGGAVLGALVGYGTKRVAKLLAIVLGVELMLFRYLESQGIVVVDYERLTAGAIGSGDSMQAAGVGVHWLESALSVVAIGAGFASGFLIGYHRG
- a CDS encoding RNase P subunit p30 family protein — its product is MYEAVHAHPDGQSTVARLAKTAADYGFEGVVVRNHAGARAEYDPDEIRDEYGVDVVEGIEIRTNDPQEASGAVGNHRPDETIVTVAGGSTAMNRFAVENEKVDVLARPMTDDGDVNHVVAKAALENGVRLEFDLSRVLADHGGRRVRVLQSLRKLYEIVDHYDAPYVVSATPTTHLEFRAPRELAALGEQIGLPADFIEDGLSEWRNLAERNRHIQSESFIEPGVERGRYEEEH